In Rhodanobacteraceae bacterium, a single genomic region encodes these proteins:
- a CDS encoding alpha-amylase — protein MDPFWRNATIYFLMTDRFANGDSGNDQSVGRMPDADTLRSFAGGDIQGVIDKIESGYFNALGVDAIWTTPLIENVHGHVGENEWGKTYAYHSYWPKDWTAVDPNLGDEALMAKMIGAAHGKGLRVLKDVILNHAGAPTKIDPKWPADWVRPGPACTYTSFATTATCELSFTLQDIRTESEEPVELPDFLVEKWRSEGRLEQELAELDTFFERTKLPRAPKYYLVKWLTDWVRDHGIDGFRIDTAKHVDPEIWAVLKREAEFALAQWRARNPDRIRPDRPFYMFGEVFNYGVAGFQNAAEEGLAYDYGDRQVDFYELGFDALINMGFATHAAQPAGALFAQYHQELQGRFAGKGVVNYISSHDDMGPLDPARKDAFNAAIKLMLAPGAAQIYYGDELSRSLVVPGTKGDATLRSSMDWLAVEEQAEILAHWRKLGQFRQRFPAVGAGVHQELQARPLVFSRTLHGAAPALVALDLRRKNNVVPVAGVFEDGQVLRDHYNDEVYTVRDQRVEVSGRRPVLLLAAQANTP, from the coding sequence TTGGATCCTTTCTGGCGCAATGCCACGATCTACTTCCTGATGACCGATCGCTTTGCCAATGGCGATTCGGGCAATGACCAATCGGTGGGACGCATGCCCGATGCCGACACCCTCCGGAGTTTCGCCGGCGGCGATATCCAGGGTGTGATCGACAAGATCGAATCGGGTTATTTCAACGCCCTGGGTGTGGATGCGATCTGGACCACGCCGCTGATCGAAAACGTCCATGGCCACGTCGGCGAGAACGAATGGGGCAAGACCTACGCCTATCACAGCTACTGGCCGAAGGACTGGACCGCGGTCGATCCCAATCTGGGCGACGAGGCGCTGATGGCCAAAATGATCGGCGCAGCCCACGGCAAGGGCCTGCGGGTGCTGAAGGATGTGATTCTCAACCACGCCGGCGCGCCGACTAAGATCGACCCGAAGTGGCCCGCCGACTGGGTGCGTCCGGGTCCGGCGTGCACCTACACCAGCTTTGCCACGACGGCCACCTGCGAGCTGAGTTTCACCCTGCAGGACATCCGCACCGAATCCGAAGAGCCGGTCGAACTGCCCGACTTCCTGGTCGAAAAGTGGCGCTCCGAAGGCCGGCTGGAACAGGAACTGGCTGAGCTGGATACCTTCTTCGAGCGCACGAAACTGCCGCGGGCGCCAAAGTACTATCTGGTCAAGTGGTTGACCGACTGGGTGCGCGATCATGGCATCGACGGCTTTCGCATCGATACCGCCAAGCACGTCGACCCCGAAATCTGGGCGGTGCTCAAACGCGAGGCCGAGTTTGCCCTGGCGCAGTGGCGTGCTCGCAATCCCGATCGTATCAGGCCCGATCGCCCCTTCTACATGTTCGGGGAGGTCTTCAACTACGGCGTCGCCGGATTCCAGAACGCTGCCGAGGAGGGCCTGGCCTACGACTACGGCGACCGTCAGGTCGACTTCTACGAGCTGGGCTTCGACGCCCTGATCAACATGGGTTTTGCCACCCATGCGGCGCAGCCTGCCGGGGCGCTGTTCGCGCAGTACCACCAGGAGTTGCAGGGCCGATTCGCCGGCAAGGGCGTGGTCAATTACATCAGCTCGCACGACGACATGGGTCCGCTGGACCCTGCGCGCAAGGATGCCTTCAATGCCGCGATCAAGCTGATGCTGGCGCCCGGGGCGGCGCAGATCTACTACGGCGACGAACTCTCACGCAGTCTGGTGGTCCCCGGCACCAAGGGCGATGCGACCCTGCGCTCGTCGATGGACTGGTTGGCGGTCGAGGAGCAAGCCGAGATACTCGCCCATTGGCGCAAGCTCGGACAGTTCCGCCAGCGTTTTCCGGCCGTGGGCGCCGGCGTGCATCAGGAACTGCAAGCCAGGCCGCTGGTCTTCTCGCGCACGCTCCACGGCGCCGCGCCGGCGCTGGTGGCCCTGGACCTCAGGCGCAAGAACAATGTGGTACCGGTCGCGGGCGTCTTCGAGGACGGCCAGGTCCTGCGCGATCATTACAACGACGAGGTCTATACCGTGCGCGATCAACGGGTCGAGGTGAGCGGCCGACGGCCGGTGTTGCTGCTGGCGGCGCAGGCGAACACACCGTAG
- a CDS encoding serine/threonine protein kinase, whose amino-acid sequence MSDYARLRAAVEAAWEAPAQRRDALLAAALDQAPELLAQARALIAADAPAAAHFDAFGARAVHDAEAELARRQLVGRVYGAYRVLRRLGSGGMGEVWLGERCDGQFERKVAIKLLAPGIAAEWTAPRLAAERRILASLDHPGIARLLDAGIDAEGQPWLVEEYVEGRGWQQAIAELPLAGRVRLLLAVCAAVAHAHARLVAHGDIKPGNLLVDAQGQPRLIDFGIARWLDTTDAAPAAATPAWSAPEQRAQAPVTAATDVHALGLLLHHACGGARAAEGAPLPLARRLGDLARITAQALAADPAQRHASVAAFAEDLERWLAHRPLAAQAVSARRRVALFLRRHPWACATAAAVLASWLALTLQIAAQSRRLAAERDRAAAVTAMLVDLYSAADPSRAQGRETTLAELLAPAQARLAARALDPETRAQLQRVLARTWQALGAHAAAAPLVEAALAHYRAMPRASKELAATLVQAGENARLAGRLDAATAAFDEALGIYRALAGAGSADSLDTLAKRARLAILRGEPAVARADLETALAGSRALLPADPARVAERLNDLAAVDFALGDFATATGRLEEAVALQRAAAGPGGQSPELATSLNNLGLAQLQLGRTDAARAWLEEALAQRRQLLPTTHRDLAQTLANLGVLLQGAGELERAGELLDEALRIRVAALGESHPQVAQARNNLALLQQDRGELEAAIAGFRGARESLHAQLPAGHALRAQADHNLGQALLEAGLREEARGLLESALAARRQALPAGHPHLAWTLVALGRLRLEEGADAQAQALLAEAAAIRSTLEADDWLRLEAELALAQARVQAGEVAARADVQRLATQLARHPGSLGRQGRRALARP is encoded by the coding sequence GTGAGCGACTACGCGCGCCTGCGGGCGGCCGTCGAGGCGGCCTGGGAGGCGCCGGCGCAGCGACGCGACGCGCTGCTGGCAGCGGCGCTGGACCAGGCTCCGGAGCTGCTTGCGCAGGCGCGCGCCCTGATCGCCGCGGATGCGCCCGCCGCGGCCCATTTCGATGCCTTCGGCGCGCGCGCGGTGCACGACGCCGAAGCGGAACTGGCGCGCCGGCAACTGGTCGGCCGCGTCTACGGTGCCTACCGGGTGCTGCGGCGGCTCGGAAGCGGCGGCATGGGCGAGGTCTGGCTGGGCGAGCGCTGCGACGGCCAGTTCGAGCGCAAGGTCGCGATCAAGCTGCTGGCGCCCGGGATCGCGGCCGAATGGACCGCGCCGCGGCTGGCGGCCGAGCGCCGCATCCTCGCCAGCCTGGACCACCCCGGCATCGCGCGCCTGCTGGACGCCGGCATCGACGCCGAGGGCCAACCCTGGCTGGTCGAGGAGTACGTCGAGGGGCGCGGCTGGCAGCAGGCGATCGCGGAGCTGCCGCTGGCAGGGCGCGTGCGCCTGCTGCTGGCGGTCTGCGCGGCGGTGGCGCACGCGCATGCGCGGCTGGTGGCGCACGGCGACATCAAGCCCGGCAACCTGCTGGTCGACGCGCAGGGCCAGCCGCGCCTGATCGACTTCGGCATCGCGCGCTGGCTGGACACGACCGATGCGGCGCCGGCCGCCGCCACGCCGGCGTGGTCGGCGCCGGAGCAACGCGCGCAGGCGCCGGTGACCGCCGCCACCGATGTGCACGCGCTCGGCCTGTTGCTGCACCACGCCTGCGGCGGCGCGCGCGCCGCGGAGGGCGCCCCGCTGCCGCTGGCGCGCCGCCTGGGCGACCTTGCGCGCATCACCGCGCAGGCGCTGGCGGCCGATCCCGCGCAGCGCCACGCGTCGGTCGCGGCCTTTGCCGAAGACCTCGAACGCTGGCTGGCGCATCGGCCACTGGCGGCGCAGGCCGTGTCCGCGCGTCGGCGCGTCGCGCTGTTCCTGCGGCGCCATCCGTGGGCCTGTGCGACCGCTGCCGCGGTGCTCGCCTCGTGGCTGGCGCTGACGCTGCAGATCGCGGCGCAATCGCGCCGGCTGGCGGCGGAGCGCGACCGCGCCGCCGCGGTCACCGCGATGCTGGTCGACCTGTATTCGGCGGCCGATCCCTCGCGCGCCCAGGGGCGCGAGACCACGCTCGCCGAACTGCTCGCGCCGGCGCAGGCGCGCCTCGCCGCGCGCGCGCTCGACCCCGAGACCCGCGCGCAGTTGCAGCGCGTGCTGGCGCGCACCTGGCAGGCGCTCGGCGCGCACGCCGCCGCGGCGCCGCTGGTCGAGGCTGCGCTCGCCCACTACCGCGCAATGCCAAGGGCGTCGAAGGAACTGGCGGCGACGCTGGTGCAGGCCGGCGAGAACGCACGCCTGGCCGGGCGACTCGACGCGGCGACCGCCGCCTTCGACGAGGCGCTGGGGATCTACCGCGCGCTCGCCGGCGCCGGCTCCGCGGACTCCCTCGACACCCTCGCCAAGCGCGCGCGGCTGGCGATCCTGCGCGGCGAGCCCGCGGTCGCGCGCGCCGACCTCGAAACCGCACTCGCCGGCAGCCGCGCGCTGCTCCCGGCGGACCCGGCGCGCGTGGCCGAGCGCCTGAACGACCTCGCGGCGGTCGATTTCGCGCTCGGCGATTTCGCCACGGCGACCGGCCGACTCGAGGAAGCGGTGGCCTTGCAACGCGCCGCGGCGGGTCCGGGCGGGCAATCGCCCGAACTCGCCACCAGCCTCAACAACCTCGGCCTCGCGCAGTTGCAACTCGGCCGCACCGACGCCGCCCGCGCATGGCTGGAAGAGGCCCTCGCGCAGCGCCGCCAGTTGCTGCCGACCACCCACCGCGACCTCGCGCAGACGCTCGCCAACCTCGGCGTGCTGCTGCAGGGTGCGGGCGAGCTCGAGCGCGCCGGCGAACTGCTCGACGAGGCGCTGCGCATCCGCGTCGCGGCGCTCGGAGAATCCCACCCGCAGGTCGCGCAGGCGCGCAACAACCTGGCGTTGCTGCAACAGGACCGCGGCGAGCTCGAAGCGGCGATCGCGGGCTTTCGCGGTGCTCGCGAGAGCCTGCACGCGCAACTGCCGGCCGGCCACGCGTTGCGCGCGCAGGCCGACCACAACCTCGGCCAGGCCTTGCTCGAAGCGGGTCTGCGCGAGGAAGCGCGCGGCTTGCTCGAGTCCGCGCTGGCGGCGCGCCGCCAGGCCTTGCCGGCCGGCCATCCGCACCTCGCGTGGACCCTGGTCGCGCTCGGGCGCCTGCGGCTGGAGGAAGGCGCGGACGCGCAAGCGCAGGCGCTGCTCGCGGAAGCCGCCGCGATCCGGTCCACGCTGGAGGCCGACGACTGGCTGCGGCTGGAGGCCGAGCTCGCGCTCGCGCAGGCACGTGTCCAGGCCGGCGAGGTCGCCGCGCGCGCCGACGTGCAGCGCCTGGCGACACAACTGGCGCGCCATCCGGGGAGCCTGGGACGCCAAGGACGGCGCGCGCTGGCGCGCCCGTAG
- a CDS encoding sigma 54-interacting transcriptional regulator: MRFELLIGNDSARTRCLLDGTREYTLGSGADCEPCIALATVSRRHATLRLEPAPAIRDLGARNGVEIDGVRIAPGDWVRLPEGCELRLGHVPLRLRALAEGDAEVALALPQADAPATSPLPAVTLAAGASDRFTRKSLAPLLRLAAAGAARVELARALGEAWMRLLPLRALAIADSADACLFLARTDAGTPIELEHEDLRVQAELAPGQDPAGFSHLAELAHALLALARPARRAPPAEAEIEWPTPQPLDPRVRKLHRQAARVARSGIHVLVRGESGTGKELLARFLHAHSGQPETPFVAVNCAAFPEDLLEAELFGVEKGVATGVDARAGLFERADGGTLFLDEIGDMAPATQARILRVLQEREVWRLGARSARPARVRVVSATHRDLAAMRASGAFRDDLWHRIADWEVELPPLRERVADIGNLALHSSPAPPRRAALRVRGISQRALDALLAWRWPGNIRELEREMQRAVAFLDHDAALTAEELRPEIRGAATAGEDLASQLAREERRLIEAAMARSGDDVDAAAARLGISRATLYRRLATWGAEGGERQQG, encoded by the coding sequence ATGCGCTTTGAACTGCTGATCGGCAACGACTCGGCGCGCACCCGCTGTCTGCTGGATGGCACGCGCGAGTACACGCTGGGCAGTGGCGCCGATTGCGAGCCCTGCATCGCCCTGGCGACAGTCTCGCGCCGCCACGCGACCTTGCGCCTGGAACCCGCGCCGGCGATCCGCGATCTCGGCGCGCGCAATGGTGTCGAGATCGACGGCGTGCGCATCGCGCCGGGCGACTGGGTGCGACTGCCGGAAGGGTGCGAGTTGCGCCTCGGCCACGTCCCGCTGCGCCTGCGGGCGCTCGCCGAGGGCGACGCCGAGGTCGCGCTGGCGCTGCCGCAGGCGGACGCGCCCGCGACTTCGCCGCTGCCGGCCGTGACCCTGGCGGCGGGCGCCAGCGATCGCTTCACGCGCAAGTCGCTGGCGCCGCTGCTGCGGCTCGCCGCCGCCGGCGCCGCTCGCGTCGAGTTGGCGCGTGCGCTCGGCGAAGCGTGGATGCGCTTGCTGCCGCTGCGCGCGCTGGCGATCGCCGATTCAGCCGATGCCTGCCTGTTCCTCGCGCGCACCGACGCCGGCACGCCCATCGAACTCGAACACGAGGACCTGCGCGTACAGGCCGAGCTGGCGCCGGGCCAGGATCCGGCCGGGTTTTCCCATCTCGCCGAGCTCGCGCATGCGCTGCTCGCGCTGGCGCGCCCGGCGCGACGCGCGCCGCCCGCCGAGGCGGAGATCGAATGGCCCACGCCGCAACCGCTGGATCCGCGCGTGCGCAAGCTGCACCGGCAGGCCGCACGGGTCGCCCGCAGTGGCATCCACGTGCTGGTGCGCGGCGAATCCGGCACCGGCAAGGAACTGCTCGCGCGCTTCCTGCACGCGCACAGCGGCCAGCCGGAGACGCCCTTCGTCGCCGTCAATTGCGCGGCCTTCCCGGAGGACCTGCTGGAGGCCGAGTTGTTCGGCGTCGAGAAGGGCGTCGCCACCGGCGTCGACGCACGCGCCGGCCTGTTCGAGCGCGCCGACGGCGGCACCCTGTTCCTCGATGAGATCGGCGACATGGCGCCGGCCACCCAGGCGCGCATCTTGCGCGTGCTGCAGGAGCGTGAAGTCTGGCGCCTTGGCGCCCGTAGCGCGCGGCCGGCGCGCGTGCGCGTGGTCTCCGCGACTCACCGCGATCTCGCCGCGATGCGCGCCAGCGGCGCTTTCCGCGACGACCTCTGGCACCGCATCGCCGACTGGGAAGTCGAACTGCCGCCCTTGCGCGAACGGGTCGCCGACATCGGCAACCTTGCGCTGCACTCCTCGCCCGCGCCGCCGCGGCGCGCGGCCCTGCGCGTGCGCGGCATCAGCCAACGCGCGCTCGACGCGCTGCTCGCGTGGCGCTGGCCCGGCAACATCCGCGAGCTGGAACGCGAGATGCAGCGCGCGGTCGCCTTTCTCGACCACGATGCGGCACTCACCGCCGAGGAACTGCGCCCGGAGATCCGCGGCGCCGCCACGGCCGGGGAAGACCTGGCCAGCCAGCTCGCCCGCGAGGAACGTCGCCTGATCGAAGCGGCGATGGCCCGATCCGGCGACGATGTCGACGCTGCCGCCGCGCGCCTCGGGATCTCGCGGGCGACGCTGTATCGAAGGCTCGCGACCTGGGGCGCTGAGGGCGGGGAGCGCCAGCAGGGCTGA
- a CDS encoding DUF2178 domain-containing protein, which yields MTLMHARNLPAAALAALAAYLMWLAPDRVFGIDSGVLGSILLLATAWLVVWLWHRVRDVAEEYASLGQQLALLGFGFSLAIGISFFARLNRLGWTLDADAAETWVLGRNVLLMLILWPVSAAILRGLRRDDGIEDERDRTIATRASAHAYSVLAIALIALIVQLGFGGAGFQALANPVSVAHWLIGLLIVSSVAEHLSATLQYRRDQP from the coding sequence ATGACCCTGATGCATGCCCGCAACCTGCCGGCCGCCGCGCTCGCGGCCCTCGCCGCCTACCTGATGTGGCTGGCACCGGACCGCGTGTTCGGCATCGACTCGGGGGTGCTCGGCAGCATCCTGCTGCTGGCGACCGCCTGGCTGGTGGTCTGGCTGTGGCACCGGGTGCGCGACGTCGCCGAGGAATACGCCTCGCTCGGGCAGCAGCTCGCGCTGCTGGGCTTCGGCTTCAGCCTGGCCATCGGCATCAGCTTCTTCGCGCGCCTGAACCGCCTCGGCTGGACGCTGGACGCGGACGCTGCCGAGACCTGGGTGCTCGGGCGCAATGTGCTGCTGATGCTGATCCTGTGGCCGGTGTCGGCAGCGATCCTGCGCGGGCTGCGGCGCGACGACGGCATCGAGGACGAGCGCGACCGCACCATCGCGACGCGCGCCTCGGCGCATGCCTACAGCGTGCTGGCGATCGCCCTGATCGCGCTGATCGTGCAGTTGGGCTTCGGCGGCGCCGGTTTCCAGGCGCTGGCCAACCCGGTCAGCGTGGCCCACTGGCTGATCGGCCTGCTGATCGTGTCCAGCGTCGCCGAGCACCTGTCGGCCACCCTGCAGTACCGGCGCGACCAGCCGTGA
- the creB gene encoding two-component system response regulator CreB, with product MTRILLVEDEGAIAQTVEFALRAAGFEVAHALTARAALRLAAASPFDLAILDVGLPDIDGFALCAELRRLRELPVIFLTARAGEADRVHGLELGGDDYIAKPFSLRELVARVRAVLRRGQGAAPASGFGHDPEGHRIHYRGRLLELTRYEYRLLAALLQRPGAILTRAQLLDRAWGPDSDSTDRTVDTHIKTLRAKLREIDPDSDPIRTQRGLGYSLEQG from the coding sequence ATGACCCGGATCCTGCTGGTCGAAGACGAGGGTGCCATCGCGCAGACGGTCGAGTTCGCGCTGCGCGCGGCCGGCTTCGAGGTGGCGCACGCGCTGACCGCGCGCGCCGCGCTGCGGCTGGCCGCGGCGAGCCCTTTCGACCTAGCCATCCTCGATGTCGGGCTGCCGGATATCGATGGCTTCGCGCTGTGCGCAGAGCTCCGCCGCCTGCGCGAACTGCCGGTGATCTTCCTGACCGCGCGCGCCGGCGAGGCCGATCGCGTGCATGGACTGGAACTGGGTGGCGACGACTACATCGCCAAGCCCTTCTCGCTGCGCGAGCTGGTGGCGCGGGTGCGCGCGGTGCTGCGCCGCGGCCAGGGCGCGGCGCCGGCGAGCGGCTTCGGCCACGATCCCGAGGGCCACCGCATCCACTACCGCGGACGCCTGCTGGAGCTGACGCGCTACGAGTACCGATTGCTCGCCGCGCTGCTGCAACGGCCGGGCGCGATCCTGACCCGCGCGCAACTGCTCGACCGCGCCTGGGGCCCGGACAGCGACAGCACCGATCGCACCGTCGACACCCACATCAAGACCCTGCGCGCCAAGCTGCGCGAGATCGATCCGGACAGCGACCCGATCCGCACCCAGCGCGGCCTGGGCTACTCGCTGGAGCAGGGCTGA
- a CDS encoding helix-turn-helix transcriptional regulator: protein MSAGAIHNQIRRLRFEQGELTQEELARRCGVTRQTIIALEAGRYSPSLELAFRLAHALGVGIEAVFQYRP, encoded by the coding sequence GTGAGCGCGGGCGCCATCCACAACCAGATCCGGCGCCTGCGCTTCGAGCAGGGCGAGCTGACCCAGGAGGAGCTGGCGCGCCGCTGCGGGGTGACGCGCCAGACCATCATCGCCCTCGAAGCCGGGCGCTACTCGCCCTCGCTGGAACTCGCCTTCCGCCTCGCCCACGCGCTCGGCGTCGGCATCGAGGCGGTGTTCCAGTACCGGCCTTGA
- a CDS encoding RNA polymerase subunit sigma-70 translates to MDDLNRFLDELGGGDPALAQRVYAQLRALAARQRRRAGGGEASTTSIVHEAYERLARQRSVDWVTRAQFFHLAARAMRCLLVDRARRAQSVRHGGDAVQVELADVDVAQMPAEELLAVDQALVMLSTLDPRAHDVVVCRVFGGLDVDDTALALGCGSATVKRDYAFARTWLYQQLAGTPR, encoded by the coding sequence ATGGACGACCTGAACCGCTTCCTCGACGAGCTCGGCGGCGGCGATCCGGCGCTGGCGCAGCGCGTCTATGCGCAGCTGCGCGCGCTGGCGGCGCGCCAGCGGCGCCGCGCTGGCGGCGGCGAGGCGAGCACCACCAGCATCGTCCACGAGGCCTACGAGCGCCTCGCGCGCCAGCGCAGCGTAGACTGGGTCACGCGCGCCCAGTTCTTCCACCTCGCCGCGCGCGCGATGCGCTGCCTGCTGGTCGACCGCGCGCGCCGCGCGCAGAGCGTGCGCCACGGCGGCGACGCGGTCCAGGTGGAGCTGGCCGACGTGGACGTCGCGCAGATGCCGGCGGAGGAACTGCTCGCGGTCGACCAGGCGCTGGTGATGCTCTCCACGCTCGACCCGCGCGCACACGATGTGGTCGTCTGCCGTGTCTTCGGCGGACTCGATGTGGACGACACCGCACTTGCGCTCGGCTGCGGCAGCGCGACCGTCAAGCGCGACTACGCCTTCGCGCGCACCTGGCTGTACCAGCAACTGGCGGGCACGCCCCGGTGA
- the creC gene encoding two-component system sensor histidine kinase CreC encodes MRIGLRILIGTFAIVALTALLLSQVFLAQVKPGVRQAMEDTLVDTANVLAELASDDLLAGRIADGRFAARVRGMHGRDPGAAIWGFAKRRTNYRIYVTDARGIVVFDSSGVDVGADYSRWNDVYLTLRGRYGARSSLADPDDPDSSVMHVAAPIRDPGGAIVGSLTVAKPNRVIAPFIERSQAVVARWGALLLGFALLVGIASAAWLSRQLGALRRYAQAVTAGERVSLPRAAGEFAELGQALETMRARLEGKQYVERYVHALTHEMKSPLAAIRASAELLEQPLPPADQARFAEAIRTQGERLTQMIDRLLALAEVEHRQRIEAPQRLVVSELLDAVAQDSRPHLARRGQQLRIRVDGAPQVDGDAFLLRQALANLVENAGDFAPAGSAIELSAGIDGECVQLKVCDDGPGVPDYALGRVFERFYSLPRPDGGHRSSGLGLCFVAQVADLHGGSATLTNRPEGGACATLRLPVASSRAGMPT; translated from the coding sequence ATGCGCATCGGCCTGCGCATCCTGATCGGCACCTTTGCCATCGTCGCGCTGACCGCGCTGCTGCTGAGCCAGGTGTTCCTCGCGCAGGTCAAACCCGGGGTGCGCCAGGCGATGGAGGACACCCTGGTCGACACCGCGAACGTGCTGGCGGAGCTGGCCAGCGACGATCTGCTGGCCGGACGCATCGCCGACGGGCGTTTCGCCGCGCGCGTGCGCGGCATGCACGGGCGCGATCCGGGCGCGGCGATCTGGGGCTTCGCCAAGCGCCGCACCAACTACCGCATCTACGTCACCGATGCGCGCGGCATCGTGGTGTTCGACAGCAGCGGGGTCGATGTCGGCGCCGACTACTCGCGCTGGAACGATGTCTACCTGACCCTGCGCGGACGCTACGGCGCGCGCTCCTCGCTCGCCGATCCGGACGATCCGGACTCCAGCGTGATGCATGTCGCGGCGCCGATCCGCGACCCCGGCGGGGCAATCGTCGGCTCGCTGACGGTGGCCAAACCGAATCGCGTGATCGCACCCTTCATCGAGCGCAGCCAGGCGGTCGTCGCGCGCTGGGGCGCGCTGCTGCTCGGCTTCGCGCTGCTGGTGGGCATCGCCAGCGCGGCCTGGCTGTCGCGCCAGTTGGGCGCGCTGCGGCGCTACGCCCAGGCGGTCACCGCGGGCGAGCGCGTCAGCCTGCCGCGCGCGGCAGGCGAGTTCGCCGAACTCGGCCAGGCGCTGGAAACCATGCGCGCACGGCTGGAAGGCAAGCAGTACGTGGAGCGCTATGTGCACGCGCTCACGCACGAGATGAAGAGCCCGCTGGCGGCCATCCGCGCCAGCGCCGAGCTGCTGGAGCAGCCGCTGCCACCAGCCGACCAGGCGCGCTTCGCCGAGGCCATCCGCACCCAGGGCGAGCGCCTGACGCAGATGATCGACCGCCTGCTCGCGCTGGCCGAGGTGGAGCACCGCCAGCGCATCGAAGCGCCGCAGCGGCTGGTCGTCTCCGAGCTGCTCGACGCGGTGGCCCAGGACAGCCGCCCGCACCTGGCCCGGCGCGGCCAGCAGTTGCGCATCCGCGTCGATGGCGCGCCGCAGGTGGATGGCGACGCCTTCCTGCTGCGCCAGGCGCTCGCCAACCTGGTCGAGAACGCCGGCGACTTCGCGCCCGCCGGGAGCGCAATCGAGCTGAGTGCGGGCATCGACGGCGAGTGCGTGCAGCTCAAGGTATGCGACGACGGCCCGGGCGTGCCCGATTACGCCCTCGGCCGCGTGTTCGAGCGCTTCTACTCGCTGCCGCGCCCGGACGGCGGCCACCGCAGCAGTGGCCTCGGGCTGTGTTTCGTCGCCCAGGTCGCGGACCTGCACGGCGGCAGCGCGACGCTCACGAACCGGCCCGAGGGCGGCGCCTGTGCCACGTTGCGGCTGCCGGTCGCCTCCAGCCGTGCCGGCATGCCCACATAG